Proteins from one Bdellovibrio svalbardensis genomic window:
- a CDS encoding helix-turn-helix transcriptional regulator — protein MKCSNACILSQGLQPYIQDQFKQWGLTKTEGEIGLLLLKGLSLREISTIRGTSETTVRQQALVLYKKSSVEGRHQFAALFLEDLLSPCQYFQTTQKVPGT, from the coding sequence ATGAAATGTTCTAACGCTTGTATCTTGAGCCAGGGGCTTCAGCCCTATATTCAGGATCAGTTTAAACAGTGGGGACTGACGAAAACGGAGGGCGAAATCGGCCTTCTCCTTCTCAAAGGTCTAAGTCTTCGCGAAATCTCCACGATCCGTGGTACTTCAGAAACAACAGTCCGCCAACAAGCCCTTGTGCTTTATAAGAAATCATCGGTGGAAGGACGCCATCAGTTTGCGGCGCTGTTCTTGGAGGATCTTCTATCTCCTTGCCAATATTTCCAAACAACCCAGAAAGTTCCTGGGACTTAA
- a CDS encoding proline dehydrogenase family protein has protein sequence MNNDIQSQIVTRGEEIMKRMESQSKASIFSKDFWYGSIMEWSMKNDKFKTNMFRFVDVLPSINSGDEVSRHLKEYFSEDGGALPPVFNVGLGLGSLAPGLMASAIKKNVVGMAKMFITGENPDEALPVLKKARKNKMTFTVDILGEAILSEKEAQEYTNKYVELVTWLAKDAEKWDEVPQIDRDHEGALPKVNASVKMTALYSQIKDMAWDESKKILKDRMRPLFRLGMEKGVFINLDMEQYSVKHLTLEVFTELINEPEFKNYKFFGIVIQAYLRDSFEDVKALTEFAQKRGTPFWVRLVKGAYWDYETIEAEQRGWPVPVYTKKAESDANYEMCAKYLLENIKHIRPAFASHNVRTLAACMVYAEKLNIPKEALEFQMLYGMAEPIKKTLVDMGYRMREYAPVGELIPGMAYLVRRLLENTSNESWLRGKFADNKSVAELLKDPAQGLTPTSPVIPKKPGRFYNEPLLDFAVKADREKMLKALSDFKASMPVNVPLHINGKEISTSNIFERVNPSHADQVVGKINMGSVDHAEQAMQAAQTAFKTWKTVPAAKRADMVDKLADIMTRDKFKLIATQVLEVGKPWAEADGDIGEAIDFCRYYARHMRELASPLRQGALPGELSQYIYKSRGVTAVIAPWNFPLAILAGMVTAAAVTGNTVVMKPAEQSSVVAWGLMKMIVEAGFPAGVINFLPGYGEEVGEYIVNHKFTTTIAFTGSKAVGLHILNKASLVQPGQTHVKRCIIEMGGKNAVIIDNDADLDEAVDGVLYSSFGFSGQKCSAASRVIVLDEVYDRFTDRLVEAAKSIEIGSAENPKAYMGPVVDKEAYERILGTIAEGEKNHKLLFKANVPSNGYYAPATIFGNVPGDAKLAQQEIFGPVVAVIRAKNLDHALEIANSTEYALTGGLFSRSPANIARVKEEFEVGNLYVNRGITGAMVDRHPFGGFKMSGVGSKTGGIDYLKQYMEPICVTENTLRRGFAPLEE, from the coding sequence ATGAATAACGATATTCAGTCGCAGATTGTTACGCGTGGTGAAGAGATTATGAAACGCATGGAAAGCCAATCCAAGGCTTCCATCTTCTCAAAAGACTTCTGGTACGGCTCCATCATGGAATGGAGTATGAAAAATGATAAATTTAAAACCAATATGTTCCGCTTTGTGGACGTACTTCCTTCAATCAACTCTGGTGATGAAGTTTCTCGTCACTTGAAAGAATATTTTTCTGAAGACGGCGGCGCATTGCCACCAGTATTCAACGTCGGCTTAGGCTTGGGCTCTTTGGCTCCGGGCTTGATGGCCAGCGCGATCAAAAAAAATGTCGTCGGCATGGCGAAGATGTTCATCACAGGTGAAAACCCGGATGAAGCTCTTCCGGTCTTGAAAAAGGCGCGCAAAAACAAAATGACTTTCACCGTGGACATTCTGGGCGAAGCGATCTTGTCTGAAAAAGAAGCGCAAGAATACACCAACAAGTACGTAGAGCTTGTTACTTGGCTCGCGAAAGATGCCGAGAAATGGGATGAAGTTCCTCAGATCGATCGCGATCATGAGGGTGCCCTTCCGAAAGTAAATGCGTCAGTTAAAATGACGGCGCTTTACTCACAAATCAAAGACATGGCTTGGGATGAATCTAAAAAGATTCTGAAAGATCGCATGCGTCCCCTTTTCCGTTTGGGGATGGAAAAAGGTGTCTTCATCAATCTGGATATGGAGCAGTACTCTGTCAAACATCTGACATTGGAAGTCTTCACTGAATTGATCAATGAACCTGAATTTAAAAATTATAAATTCTTCGGTATCGTGATCCAGGCTTACCTTCGTGATTCTTTCGAAGACGTCAAAGCCTTGACAGAGTTCGCGCAAAAACGTGGCACACCATTCTGGGTACGCCTGGTGAAAGGTGCTTACTGGGATTACGAGACCATCGAGGCAGAACAACGTGGCTGGCCGGTTCCAGTTTATACAAAAAAAGCGGAATCAGATGCGAACTACGAAATGTGCGCGAAGTACTTGCTTGAAAACATCAAGCACATCCGCCCGGCTTTCGCTTCTCACAATGTCAGAACTTTGGCAGCGTGTATGGTTTACGCAGAAAAACTCAACATCCCGAAAGAAGCTTTGGAATTCCAAATGCTTTACGGAATGGCCGAACCCATCAAAAAAACCTTGGTCGATATGGGCTATCGTATGCGCGAGTACGCTCCCGTGGGCGAGTTGATTCCAGGCATGGCTTACCTTGTACGTCGTTTGCTTGAAAACACTTCGAATGAATCCTGGTTGCGTGGAAAATTCGCCGACAACAAATCTGTAGCAGAGCTTTTGAAAGATCCTGCTCAAGGTTTGACTCCGACTTCCCCAGTGATCCCTAAAAAACCAGGACGCTTCTACAACGAACCGCTTTTGGATTTCGCCGTCAAAGCAGACCGCGAAAAAATGCTAAAAGCTTTGAGTGATTTCAAAGCGTCTATGCCGGTAAACGTTCCATTGCATATCAACGGCAAAGAAATCTCCACTTCAAATATCTTTGAACGCGTGAATCCGTCTCATGCAGATCAAGTGGTTGGCAAAATCAACATGGGATCTGTTGACCACGCGGAACAAGCTATGCAAGCGGCTCAAACAGCATTCAAGACTTGGAAAACAGTTCCAGCGGCAAAACGCGCCGACATGGTTGATAAGCTTGCCGACATCATGACTCGCGATAAATTTAAATTAATTGCGACGCAAGTTCTTGAAGTGGGCAAACCATGGGCGGAAGCTGATGGCGATATTGGCGAGGCGATCGACTTCTGTCGTTACTACGCTCGTCATATGCGCGAGTTGGCATCACCTCTTCGTCAAGGGGCCCTTCCTGGTGAGCTGTCTCAGTACATTTACAAATCTCGCGGTGTAACAGCTGTTATTGCTCCTTGGAACTTCCCTCTGGCGATTCTTGCCGGAATGGTGACGGCGGCAGCGGTGACTGGCAACACAGTGGTCATGAAACCTGCCGAGCAATCTTCTGTAGTTGCCTGGGGCTTGATGAAAATGATCGTTGAAGCAGGCTTCCCTGCTGGTGTTATCAACTTCCTTCCTGGTTACGGCGAAGAAGTTGGTGAGTATATTGTGAATCACAAATTCACCACGACTATTGCCTTTACAGGTTCTAAAGCCGTTGGTCTGCACATCTTGAACAAAGCGTCTTTGGTTCAGCCAGGGCAAACTCATGTAAAAAGATGCATTATCGAAATGGGCGGTAAAAATGCTGTCATTATCGATAACGATGCCGACCTGGACGAAGCAGTTGATGGAGTTCTGTACTCTTCATTCGGCTTCAGCGGTCAAAAATGCTCGGCAGCCAGCCGCGTGATCGTACTTGATGAAGTTTATGATCGCTTTACTGACCGCTTGGTGGAAGCTGCAAAATCAATCGAAATTGGTTCTGCGGAAAATCCAAAAGCCTACATGGGCCCGGTTGTCGACAAAGAAGCTTATGAGCGCATTTTGGGAACTATCGCTGAAGGCGAGAAAAACCATAAGTTGTTGTTCAAAGCCAATGTGCCTTCTAACGGCTACTATGCTCCAGCAACGATATTTGGAAATGTTCCTGGCGACGCAAAACTTGCCCAACAGGAAATCTTCGGACCTGTTGTGGCTGTGATCCGCGCTAAAAACTTGGATCATGCTTTGGAAATCGCCAACAGCACTGAATACGCTCTTACGGGCGGTCTTTTCTCTCGCAGCCCAGCGAATATCGCTCGCGTGAAGGAAGAGTTCGAAGTAGGTAACTTGTACGTCAATCGTGGCATCACAGGCGCCATGGTGGATCGTCATCCATTCGGTGGCTTCAAAATGTCTGGCGTCGGCTCAAAAACCGGCGGTATCGACTACTTGAAACAGTACATGGAACCAATCTGCGTGACTGAGAACACTCTCCGCCGCGGCTTTGCTCCACTAGAAGAATAG
- a CDS encoding RDD family protein — MLFPDLSAPEASHNKNQKNPKAIAFVADRFLALVLDFLIISPIVSLLLAGLMRKTKTYFLLDSQSAEGFVAGLLVFILGAALIVLIQSVFMYFWQATPGQYFMQMRVISYPHEKGRVSFSQCLVRSFCFSLSFVALAIPFLEVLSHPLRRAFHERASDTMVITLKKVSDEGPLELEERFISSWMRMSFLIFALFAVVGALKTYHSLHAGGYKTAVTASGQCKEIQDADLQGTSRLDAALALFMLNEISDECLHKEAEASLWGDPVNSQEMAYLAKYLISDKEEQEEYFKKICADGTSSACLLGTYLKENGEKQLLKDVDQKLWVTQVLLIEDKYESRNFIASLEAIEKLQKVPALRAAMEKKYVRSIWALKEGASRNSGRVPASVQSDSRAEAKSWIEEFKEKYGVQ, encoded by the coding sequence ATGTTATTTCCAGATTTGTCGGCTCCAGAAGCAAGCCATAATAAAAATCAAAAGAATCCAAAAGCGATTGCCTTCGTGGCAGATCGCTTTTTGGCGTTGGTGTTGGATTTCTTAATCATTTCACCGATCGTCAGTTTGCTTCTTGCGGGCTTGATGAGGAAAACAAAGACTTACTTCCTGTTGGACTCGCAATCAGCGGAAGGTTTTGTTGCCGGGTTGTTGGTTTTTATTCTGGGAGCGGCATTAATCGTTCTAATTCAATCCGTCTTTATGTATTTCTGGCAGGCGACACCGGGTCAGTATTTCATGCAGATGCGGGTGATCTCTTATCCGCATGAAAAAGGTCGTGTGAGCTTTTCGCAGTGCCTGGTTCGTTCATTCTGTTTTAGTCTAAGTTTCGTTGCTTTAGCGATTCCATTTTTGGAAGTTCTGAGTCATCCGCTGCGCCGGGCTTTCCATGAACGTGCGTCGGATACAATGGTCATCACACTTAAAAAAGTAAGCGATGAGGGGCCTCTGGAGCTGGAGGAAAGATTTATTTCCTCATGGATGCGCATGAGCTTTCTGATCTTTGCGTTGTTTGCAGTGGTCGGAGCGCTTAAAACTTATCACTCCCTGCATGCTGGTGGTTACAAAACAGCTGTCACCGCGAGTGGGCAGTGTAAGGAAATTCAAGACGCTGATTTGCAAGGTACTTCGCGTTTGGATGCAGCCTTGGCTTTATTTATGCTCAATGAGATCTCAGATGAGTGTCTTCACAAAGAAGCTGAAGCTTCGTTGTGGGGGGATCCTGTGAACTCCCAGGAGATGGCTTATCTGGCGAAGTACCTGATCTCTGATAAAGAAGAGCAGGAAGAATATTTTAAAAAGATTTGTGCTGATGGCACGTCATCAGCCTGTCTGCTGGGAACTTATTTAAAGGAAAACGGCGAGAAGCAACTGCTGAAAGATGTGGATCAGAAATTATGGGTGACCCAAGTCCTTTTGATTGAGGATAAATATGAGTCACGGAATTTCATTGCCAGTTTGGAAGCCATTGAGAAGTTGCAAAAAGTGCCGGCACTGAGAGCGGCAATGGAAAAGAAATATGTTCGTTCAATTTGGGCCTTAAAAGAGGGCGCAAGTCGTAATTCAGGTCGCGTGCCTGCGAGTGTTCAATCTGACAGCAGAGCGGAAGCGAAATCTTGGATTGAAGAATTCAAAGAAAAATACGGGGTTCAATGA
- a CDS encoding fumarylacetoacetate hydrolase family protein, giving the protein MIQNIWAVGRNYAEHAKELGNEVPTEPLVFLKAGSCATLAAKEIHLPTWGTDIHHEVELALQFDDNLQIDEACVALDLTERAKQAQLKAKGQPWTLAKSFKEACPLSGFFTVNDLEELKALDIILKVNGDIRQKGNTNQMIFTLEALIDFVRQHFPVMPGDLLLTGTPAGVGPLKAGDVAEAEIVGKITHKWLVK; this is encoded by the coding sequence ATGATTCAAAATATCTGGGCTGTCGGTCGCAATTATGCGGAACATGCAAAAGAACTTGGCAACGAAGTTCCGACGGAACCCTTGGTATTTTTGAAAGCTGGCAGCTGCGCTACACTGGCTGCAAAAGAAATTCACCTTCCAACTTGGGGCACGGACATTCATCACGAAGTTGAACTCGCCCTGCAGTTCGATGACAATCTGCAAATTGATGAAGCCTGTGTTGCTTTGGATCTTACGGAGCGTGCGAAACAAGCTCAACTCAAAGCCAAAGGTCAACCATGGACCCTGGCAAAAAGTTTCAAAGAGGCCTGCCCTCTTTCCGGTTTTTTCACGGTGAATGATTTGGAAGAACTAAAAGCCTTAGACATTATTTTGAAGGTCAACGGAGACATTCGCCAAAAAGGCAACACCAACCAGATGATCTTCACTCTGGAAGCGCTCATAGACTTCGTGCGTCAGCATTTCCCGGTAATGCCCGGAGATCTGCTCCTGACAGGCACTCCCGCCGGCGTAGGCCCTTTAAAAGCAGGAGATGTCGCCGAGGCCGAAATTGTGGGCAAAATCACTCACAAATGGCTCGTCAAATAG
- a CDS encoding Hsp33 family molecular chaperone HslO gives MTNHDINRVHRFVSKDLTLRIASVDATEVVRHMQDLQNMAPLPTVAVGRSMVGALLMAANLKDGQQVGLLFKGSGHLQSVYAEASYNGHVRGYTPNPQWHPENYDKGLSLREAMGIGLLTVARHQPFQKQPFHGTVEMISGEIGEDIAHYLHQSHQIRSVVSLGVYLDQNGKVEKAGGILIEVMPGVEEAIVELIQKNYEDKRPNITKMLAAGATPEDLIKPFMEGIPFEELEHAQGLEYFCPCTKDRVVRALEVMGEAELQDMIEKDEPVHVTCQVCGRPYDLSIAEVKEIKDHLHKESMH, from the coding sequence ATGACCAATCACGACATTAATCGCGTCCATCGTTTTGTTTCTAAAGATCTAACTTTGCGTATTGCTTCTGTGGATGCGACTGAAGTTGTGCGCCATATGCAAGACCTGCAGAACATGGCGCCGTTGCCGACGGTGGCTGTGGGACGCAGCATGGTTGGTGCCTTACTGATGGCTGCCAATCTGAAAGATGGACAACAAGTGGGCTTGCTCTTCAAAGGCAGTGGTCATTTGCAAAGTGTTTATGCTGAAGCCTCTTACAATGGTCATGTGCGAGGTTACACTCCGAACCCGCAATGGCATCCTGAAAATTACGACAAAGGTTTGAGCTTGAGAGAAGCCATGGGGATCGGTCTTTTGACCGTGGCCAGACATCAGCCGTTCCAAAAGCAACCTTTCCACGGAACTGTTGAAATGATCAGTGGTGAGATCGGTGAAGACATTGCTCACTACTTGCATCAGTCGCATCAAATTCGTTCCGTTGTTTCTTTGGGTGTTTATCTTGATCAAAATGGCAAAGTTGAAAAAGCGGGCGGCATTTTGATTGAAGTGATGCCTGGGGTGGAAGAAGCCATTGTTGAATTGATTCAAAAAAATTACGAAGACAAACGTCCGAATATTACGAAGATGCTTGCTGCGGGTGCAACTCCTGAAGACTTGATCAAGCCATTCATGGAAGGAATTCCATTCGAAGAGCTTGAACACGCTCAGGGTCTTGAATACTTCTGCCCTTGCACTAAAGATCGTGTCGTGCGTGCTTTGGAAGTCATGGGTGAGGCGGAGCTTCAAGACATGATTGAAAAAGATGAACCTGTCCACGTCACTTGCCAAGTCTGCGGTCGTCCTTACGACTTGAGCATCGCTGAAGTGAAAGAAATCAAAGATCACCTTCACAAAGAGTCAATGCATTAA
- a CDS encoding endonuclease I family protein, with amino-acid sequence MMLSKLIKSVIVLTSLLFIGVAQAGQQSRVLPYYGQEFFADLKAGVRDEALAQRLKTVLRKMHQVQANSFDKIVDQCATGERCYAHRAIGYNGARVWLMGGYYLKQEGTNGYAVWDVYCNEYRGQSDFRGKGPSPGTIPNNTVVNIEHTWPQSRFNRAFNKEDQKSDLHHLFPADSKLNAIRGNNWFGEVTQDTMTFDKCPNSGSRFGIGSAGSEDIFEPPMEHKGHVARALLYFAVRYDSKIDAEEEAILKKWNREHPVDEDEARRNNEIFKAQGNRNPFVDYPELADLISDF; translated from the coding sequence ATGATGCTATCTAAGCTCATTAAGTCAGTGATTGTTTTAACGTCGTTGTTGTTCATTGGCGTCGCGCAAGCAGGCCAACAATCACGAGTCCTTCCATACTACGGGCAAGAGTTTTTCGCAGATCTCAAAGCGGGTGTGCGAGATGAAGCCTTGGCGCAAAGACTAAAAACTGTTCTACGCAAAATGCATCAGGTGCAAGCAAACAGCTTCGATAAAATCGTCGATCAATGTGCTACCGGTGAACGTTGTTATGCTCACCGCGCGATCGGTTACAACGGTGCACGTGTTTGGTTGATGGGTGGTTACTACTTAAAGCAAGAAGGCACCAACGGCTATGCCGTATGGGATGTTTACTGCAATGAGTACCGTGGTCAAAGTGACTTCAGAGGCAAAGGTCCCTCACCGGGCACTATTCCCAATAACACTGTCGTAAATATTGAGCACACCTGGCCACAAAGCCGATTCAATCGTGCCTTCAATAAAGAGGATCAGAAGTCAGATTTGCATCACTTGTTTCCAGCGGACTCGAAGTTGAATGCAATTCGTGGCAACAACTGGTTTGGCGAAGTTACACAAGACACAATGACTTTCGATAAATGCCCGAACTCAGGCTCTCGCTTCGGTATCGGTTCCGCAGGCAGTGAGGATATCTTTGAACCGCCGATGGAACATAAAGGTCATGTTGCTCGTGCATTACTTTACTTTGCAGTTCGATACGATTCAAAGATCGATGCCGAAGAAGAAGCAATCTTGAAGAAATGGAATCGCGAACATCCTGTTGATGAGGATGAAGCCAGAAGAAATAATGAGATCTTTAAAGCTCAGGGAAATCGCAACCCTTTCGTGGACTATCCCGAATTAGCCGACCTAATCTCTGACTTCTAG
- a CDS encoding sensor histidine kinase — MKPLLQNLLKRSSWPWLAVFCVVLVAIAGLSFSYEVYRARSAVTQYFSIWEEDIAQSLLVKKDSTLLDKILGQLRDVHSAVASVQVKNSLVGAPGAAKVEGLCAFSNTVPITLFSLPAGTVNVCYSSAELAWKSMTSPIFMLGLFLGLIFLFFGSRRELLNRLRAQELQAELSLNKEISTMSRQVAHDIRGPLTALTTLSRLSHEMTEEKKELLTLAVSRIRGIADDLLVKGRDPAGLSASSENVDLKTNEVQSMVSEISEVTGRLLKEYRFSHSKIEFAWHKHVKADKVMIALPEVKLQRILANILNNAIEASLEKDAQINVSLLDREDCWLLQIMDNGCGIPEEVLPRLMAEGMTFGKDHGHGLGLFDARKTLQSIGGDLQIRSRVAVGTQVLLIFPKAGKSVAKSS, encoded by the coding sequence ATGAAACCACTTCTTCAAAACCTCTTAAAACGCAGTTCATGGCCTTGGTTGGCGGTGTTCTGTGTTGTTTTGGTTGCTATTGCCGGTTTGAGCTTTAGCTATGAGGTTTATCGTGCGCGCTCTGCGGTGACCCAGTACTTCTCGATCTGGGAAGAGGATATCGCGCAGTCCTTGTTGGTGAAAAAAGACAGCACTTTGTTGGATAAAATTCTTGGGCAGCTTCGCGATGTTCACAGTGCGGTGGCATCAGTCCAGGTTAAAAACAGCCTTGTTGGTGCACCAGGAGCTGCCAAAGTTGAAGGTTTGTGTGCCTTCTCAAACACCGTACCCATCACGTTGTTTTCATTGCCCGCGGGGACCGTGAATGTCTGCTATAGCTCGGCAGAGCTGGCTTGGAAATCCATGACGTCGCCGATCTTTATGCTGGGACTTTTCCTTGGATTGATTTTCTTATTTTTTGGTTCTCGTCGCGAACTGCTCAATCGCTTGCGTGCGCAAGAGCTGCAGGCCGAACTTTCGTTGAATAAAGAGATCTCAACCATGTCTCGCCAGGTGGCGCACGATATTCGCGGACCTTTGACGGCGCTGACAACGCTCAGTCGATTGTCTCACGAGATGACCGAAGAGAAAAAAGAACTTCTGACCTTGGCAGTTTCTAGAATTCGTGGGATTGCCGATGACTTGCTAGTGAAGGGGAGAGACCCGGCAGGTCTTTCTGCTTCTTCTGAAAATGTTGATCTTAAGACGAATGAAGTTCAGTCCATGGTATCAGAGATTTCTGAGGTGACTGGCAGACTTCTAAAAGAATATCGCTTTTCTCATTCGAAAATTGAATTTGCGTGGCACAAGCATGTGAAAGCGGACAAGGTGATGATTGCATTGCCGGAAGTGAAGTTGCAAAGAATACTGGCTAATATTTTAAATAACGCCATCGAAGCGTCTTTGGAGAAAGATGCGCAGATCAATGTTTCATTGCTGGACCGGGAAGACTGTTGGCTTTTGCAGATTATGGACAATGGCTGTGGGATTCCCGAAGAAGTTCTTCCGCGTTTGATGGCAGAAGGTATGACTTTTGGAAAAGATCATGGCCATGGTTTAGGTCTTTTTGACGCTCGCAAAACATTGCAAAGTATCGGTGGTGATTTGCAAATCCGTTCACGTGTTGCGGTCGGAACTCAAGTTCTATTGATTTTCCCAAAGGCGGGAAAATCTGTCGCTAAATCTTCTTAA
- a CDS encoding matrixin family metalloprotease, giving the protein MWKWTGAALLLSVALFVQACAPKAAETDCGFVQNSYGERVSWKNEGIIDLYIHDSFPNEYIPALQSAALTWERSAGRRLFNIITEKVGGEIAPHKDGKNVIYFMNTWEANRSTEQARTSIYWNGDQIAEADIRVNALNFGFYWKDSGGFNPNVNIEALLLHELGHVLGLKHKDSGGSVMATYLPSGANRIQLASTDVSDLKCEY; this is encoded by the coding sequence ATGTGGAAGTGGACTGGGGCAGCTTTGCTCCTATCAGTAGCTTTATTTGTACAAGCCTGCGCGCCTAAAGCGGCAGAGACAGACTGTGGCTTCGTGCAAAACTCCTATGGAGAGAGAGTCTCTTGGAAAAACGAAGGGATCATCGACCTCTATATTCATGACTCATTCCCGAATGAATACATTCCCGCTTTGCAGTCAGCAGCTCTTACTTGGGAGCGCAGTGCGGGTCGCAGACTCTTCAATATCATTACAGAAAAAGTGGGCGGGGAAATTGCCCCTCATAAAGACGGAAAAAACGTTATCTATTTCATGAATACCTGGGAAGCGAACCGTTCTACAGAGCAAGCCAGAACCAGTATCTATTGGAATGGCGATCAGATCGCAGAGGCAGATATCCGCGTTAACGCCTTGAATTTTGGTTTCTATTGGAAAGATTCGGGCGGATTCAATCCTAATGTAAATATCGAAGCTTTGCTTCTTCATGAACTAGGACATGTGTTGGGTCTTAAGCATAAGGACTCTGGGGGATCGGTCATGGCGACTTATCTGCCAAGTGGTGCAAATAGAATACAGCTGGCGTCGACAGACGTTAGCGATTTGAAGTGCGAATACTGA
- a CDS encoding transposase, which yields MNQASFRTKDIAMEDPRLKAASAFGGILFRKARYRTHRPLCTKRSIHLVLRSSQTTGKRSFQSSENWKRIEKLCFEFAARHRIQIQHYANGGNHLHLVIKLKRKLAYASFIRALTGAIALKVTGANRNQANKTRFWDFRPFTTLVERSTKYSIAKDYVTLNFLENLKVIPAVRARLKGIRAQASALNTS from the coding sequence ATGAATCAAGCGAGTTTTCGAACGAAAGACATCGCCATGGAAGATCCGCGATTGAAGGCTGCCAGCGCCTTTGGCGGAATTCTTTTTCGCAAAGCGCGATACCGAACTCATCGCCCACTTTGCACTAAGCGCTCCATTCACCTTGTTTTAAGATCTTCTCAAACCACGGGAAAACGCAGTTTTCAAAGCTCAGAAAACTGGAAAAGAATCGAAAAATTATGTTTTGAATTTGCGGCTCGCCACCGCATTCAGATTCAGCACTACGCCAATGGCGGCAACCATCTACATCTGGTCATTAAACTTAAAAGAAAACTCGCTTACGCTTCCTTCATCCGCGCCCTCACTGGAGCCATTGCCCTCAAAGTCACCGGAGCAAACCGCAATCAAGCCAACAAAACCCGCTTTTGGGACTTCCGCCCCTTCACCACCCTAGTAGAACGAAGCACCAAATACTCCATCGCAAAAGATTATGTTACTTTAAACTTCCTGGAAAACCTCAAGGTCATCCCGGCAGTTCGCGCACGCCTCAAAGGAATAAGAGCGCAAGCAAGCGCGCTCAACACCAGCTAA
- a CDS encoding rhomboid family intramembrane serine protease, with product MILPSPADIRDYKRFPLTLTLVLLNVFIFILIFSGHHSSLSSSNLLQEDGLTLSGRLYYQYLKDVPAKTLYEKPEWTHNMRPENTEQMGVLGAYALRDADFLKVAETSTYRGDDIAIAAWKKDISTFRKQYQEQLLFRFGLSSLEKGPFSWLTYQFSHSNWIHLLSNLMFLVVIGAAVESLAGSGVLLLVYLIGGLAGGLGFLLSQGAGTVPMVGASASISALLAFYCVAEIRNRVRYFYFVSPMPGHNGFIYLPTFMIFPLFLLVDLANLWSTPEGLGSGVAYAAHLGGTVFGLIGGYAYRVGTKGVPVLTKY from the coding sequence ATGATTCTGCCAAGCCCCGCCGACATTCGCGATTACAAACGCTTTCCGCTGACTCTGACGTTGGTGTTATTGAATGTCTTTATCTTTATACTTATTTTTAGCGGCCATCATTCGTCGCTGTCCTCAAGCAACTTACTGCAAGAGGATGGGCTGACGTTGTCGGGTCGACTGTATTATCAGTATCTCAAAGATGTTCCGGCAAAAACCCTTTATGAAAAACCTGAGTGGACTCATAACATGCGCCCAGAAAATACGGAGCAGATGGGTGTTCTTGGGGCATATGCTTTGCGTGACGCTGATTTCCTGAAGGTCGCAGAGACTTCCACTTATCGTGGTGACGATATAGCCATCGCGGCCTGGAAAAAAGATATCAGTACTTTTCGAAAACAATATCAAGAGCAGTTGCTATTTAGATTTGGTTTAAGCTCATTGGAAAAAGGTCCCTTCTCTTGGTTGACCTATCAGTTTTCTCATTCGAATTGGATTCATCTGCTCTCGAATTTGATGTTCTTAGTTGTGATTGGTGCTGCGGTGGAGTCTCTGGCGGGCAGTGGTGTACTGCTGTTGGTGTATTTGATTGGCGGTCTTGCTGGTGGTTTGGGTTTTTTGCTTTCGCAAGGAGCGGGGACCGTGCCTATGGTGGGAGCCAGTGCTTCCATTAGTGCGCTATTAGCTTTTTATTGCGTTGCCGAGATTCGCAATCGTGTTCGTTATTTCTATTTTGTGTCTCCGATGCCGGGCCATAATGGTTTCATTTATCTTCCAACTTTCATGATATTTCCTCTTTTTCTTCTCGTGGACCTGGCTAATCTTTGGTCAACTCCAGAAGGCCTTGGGAGTGGGGTTGCCTATGCCGCCCATCTCGGAGGAACTGTGTTCGGTTTGATTGGCGGTTATGCCTATCGCGTGGGCACCAAAGGTGTCCCTGTCTTAACTAAATACTAA
- a CDS encoding SixA phosphatase family protein has product MKIYIFRHAQKAVDFSGDPDLTLEGHSQAVKLMEKVLKNELPTPTQLWVSPRKRTHSTFRPLAEQLKLPLQEQEALQEQTSDETIVDFRKRVKNLLTGASTLTQDVVFMCSHYDWVVEALAVIPSDTDFSSDYEYAHWSPCQHMGFEVSEDGFFKFIELKRINL; this is encoded by the coding sequence ATGAAGATTTATATCTTTCGCCACGCCCAAAAGGCCGTCGATTTTTCCGGAGATCCCGATCTAACCCTCGAGGGACACAGCCAAGCCGTGAAGCTCATGGAAAAAGTCCTAAAAAATGAACTTCCTACTCCGACTCAGCTTTGGGTCTCCCCGCGAAAGCGCACTCACAGCACCTTTCGCCCCCTCGCCGAGCAATTAAAACTCCCTCTGCAAGAGCAGGAAGCTTTGCAAGAGCAAACCAGCGACGAAACAATTGTCGACTTCCGCAAGCGTGTTAAAAATTTACTCACCGGCGCAAGCACCCTGACTCAAGATGTGGTGTTTATGTGTTCGCATTATGACTGGGTTGTGGAAGCTTTGGCGGTGATTCCGAGCGATACCGATTTTTCTTCGGACTACGAATATGCGCACTGGAGTCCCTGTCAACACATGGGCTTTGAGGTTTCTGAAGACGGATTTTTTAAATTTATCGAGCTAAAAAGGATTAATCTATGA